In the Martelella mediterranea DSM 17316 genome, AGCGCGCAGCCAGCCAGCGCCCCAGCTTCCTGTTCAGGAATGGCAGGATCAGCCCGACATTCAATCCGGTCAGCAGCAGCGCCACGATGAACAGCGAGACCGCCATTGGCATGCCCTGGGTGAAGGGCCGCGTGGCCAGCACCAGGACGATAAGCGCGGGATAGACGGCCAGCATGCTGACCGCCCAGCGCTTCCAGAACTTCGGTTGTTGCGGCGGCACGGCGGAGGGGCTCTGCGTCGTGAGTCGGTCGGCGGTCTGGGTCGGATGGGTCACGTCGGTCTCTCTTGCAAAAGGACGCGCGGCCCGGAGGGGTCCGGGCCGCGCGATCTGTTAGGCTGCGCCAGAGTGGCATCAGTCGGCGGCGTTCTGTTGCACGCTGGCCCGGCGCCCCGCCACCAGGTGACGCGCCAGCAGAACCGCCCCGATCGCGATGCCCGCCACCGCGAACAGCTGGAAGGGCGAGACAGCCGCAATCGCACTGCCCAGCATAAGCAGCCGCTCCGCCGGCGACACCGGCTTGCTGGCGAAGGCCTCGACCACGGTGGCCACGGCCAGCGTGGCAATCACGCCTCCTACCACGGCCAGCGTATTCGACAGGGGGTCGGCCAGCAGCATCAGCGCCGGGTTCCAAACGAAGGCGAAGGGCAGCATGAAGCCGATCGAGGCCAGTTTCACCGAGGTGAAGGCGATCTTGAACGGGTCTTCATGTGCAATCGCCGCCGCCGACAGGGCCGCCACCGCAATCGGCGGGGTCAGCGCCGAGAGAACGGCAAAGTACAGCAGGAACATGTGGCTCTGCAGCACCGGATAGCCCAGTTGCGCCAGCGCCGGACCGACCAGCACGGCAGCCAGGATGTAGGCGCTCGGGGTCGGCATGCCGAGACCCAGGATGATCGTCACGACAGCGGCGATAACCAGCGTCAGGATCGGCTGCGAGTTGCTAATCACCAGGATCAGGTTCGCGGCCTTCATACCCAGCCCCGTCATCGACAGGCCCCCGATCACCAGACCCGCGGCGGCACAGGCGCCAGCCACCGGCAGGATGCGCAGCGTGGTCTCGCCCAAGCCCTCGATCACCTGCCACGGCGACAGGCGCGTCGCCTTCAGCAGCGTCGAGGCGATGATGACACCCATCACGCCGATCCCGGCGGTGAAGGTCGGAGAATAGCCCGAGAGCAGCGCCACCACGATGCCGATGATCGGCAGCAGGAAGACCCAGCCCGTGCGGAACGTCTGCGCTACGGTCGGCATCTCGTCCTCGGACGGGCGCAGGTCTTCGCGCACGGCGCGCAGGTGGACCTGACTAAAGACGCCGAGGTAGTAGAGCAGTGCGGGCACCACGGCGGCGACGACCACCGCCTTGTAATCCACGCCGGTATATTCGGCGAGAATGAAAGCGGCCGACCCCATCACCGGAGGCATCGCGCTGCCCCCCGTCGAGGCCGCGACCTCGACCGCGCCGGCGAAGCGCGCGCTGTAGCCCAGTCGCTTCATCACCGGGATGGTGATCGAGCCCGTCGCCACCACGTCCGAGGTCGGGCTGCCCGACATCGTGCCGTAGAGCCCTGAGGAAATCACCGCGATCTTCGCCGGACCGCCGCGGGTGCGCCCGGTCAGAAGCGCCGCGAGGTTGAAGAAGAACTCGCCCCCGCCCGCTTTCGACAGAAAAGTGCCGAACATCACGAACAGGAAGACGTAGCTGGCGACCACCTGGATCGGCACCCCGAACACGCCATCCGTGGTGAAGACCAGGATATCGAGCAGGTAGGTGAAATCGTCGACGCCATGCCCGAAGGGCGGCGGCAGCAGGTAGCCGAACCAGTTGTACGCCAGGAAGGCCACGACCACGATGGTAAGTCCCATGCCCGTGGTCCGGCGCGTCGCTTCGAGGGTCAGGAGGAGTAGCGAGATGCCGAAGAAGAGCTGCGCGGGCGTGAACGGATCCAGCAGGCTGATGCGGTCCGCAATGGCGGTGGCGTTCACGAAGAAGAAGATGCCCGCTGCCAGGCTGAGCAGCGACAGGGCGATATCATAGAACGGGATGCGGTCGGGAGCGTTCGGCGTGGCACCGATCGCCGCGAACATGATCGCGTAGATCCCCGAAACGAAGAGGATGCCCAGAACTAGCGGATCCGAGATGGTGAAGAGGTTGGCGTAGATCACCCAGGCCGAGAAGATCGCGGCCACCACGACGATGGCCCGTTGCTGGCCGGCCGCAAGATCCCTCCTGCGGCCGGTGGAGACGAGTGTCCCGATCATTGCGACAGCCCTGCCTCACTGTAGGCACGGGCGGCGCCGGGGTGGAACTCGAGCACGCTGGGCGTGGCGAGCAACTCGGGCGTCAGGGATTGCATGGCGCTGTGAACCGCGCGCACCTCGTCGATGTTGGTGATGAGGGCGTTGGTCAAGGCATAGGCGTCGTCGTCGCTCATCGCGTCGGTCGCGGCCAGCAGCGCCCCCAGCGTCACGGTGTTCACGTCCGCCTGCTGGTTCGAATAGCTGCCAGCGGGAATGACCATCTGGCCGGTGCCGAAGCGCTCGTTGGTGGCGTCGATGACCTCCTGCGGGACCGACAGCAGCACAACGTCAGCATTCGTGTCAACCGCGCGAAACGACGAGTGGTTGATGAAGATGCCGTTGGTAATCATGTCGAGCCGTCCGTCCTGCAGCAGCTCGCCCTGCTCATTGGCGCCGGCGCGCACGAACTGGCCGCCAGCTTCGGCCAGGGATTCGTCGGTCACCCCCACCAGCTCGAACATCATCAGCGCGATGTTCGAGGTGATGTTCCCCGAGCGGTTGATGCCGATGCGGATCGGCGCGCCGCTGCCGGCGATGTCGTCCAGGCTGTCGATGCCGTATTGCTCGGCCATCGAGCGGTCGAGGAAGAAGTGCATCGGCGCCCAGTTGTACATGTAGCCGATGGCCCGCATGTTCGTGATCGGCCCGCGGAAGGGCTCTTCGCCTCCCAGCGCGAGCTGCGCCTCGGCGTCGTGCACCAGGCCCAGATCCGTGCGCCCGGCGCCCAGCAGGCCGATGTTGGCGAACCCGCCGCCCGTAGCCTGATAGGTCACCACGGCCGAGGTGTCCGCCACCTGCGCGGCGCGGTCGATGCCGGCGCCCAGCAGCGACCAAAGGCCGCCCGGGTTCCCGCCTGAAAGAGTGAGGTTGAGCGATTGGCCGTGACCAGCCGTCGCCGAGACGGCGAGGCCGGCAGCCATCGCGATTGCAGTGAAACGCATAATCATGTCCTCCCGTTTGGCCCTGCGTCGCGCCCCTCTCCCGTCCGACATCCGGAACACGGGGGCCGGATCGGTGGTTTGCGAAACATAGCTTAGACATCTATCTTTAAAGCCCTCGCTAGGAGATTGTCAACGATTAGATACCAAAGCTTGCTATCCCCCCACTCAAGCTCGACGCGGAAGGCGTTACGGTCCCCCGCGGCGCTGGAAACCGGGTAATGCCGACACTCACGAAGGCAACATACATCATGACGAAGACCCTGTGCGGGCGGGCGCCCTCGCCCATCCTGCAGCAGCACTATTGCGCCTACCGGTGCTACGACGCCGAGGCGGGCCGCGCATTTCATGAGGATTTGCGGCTTTGATGGTGTGCCCCCCCCGACGGCATCGATGTGCCAAGGTGGGTCTGCAAGGATCCACAAAGGAGAGCGGTCATGTCGGAGATTATCACGGTCGGGCTCGATCTGGCGAAGAATGTGTTTCAGGTCCACGGTGCCGACGCTACGGGCCGGGCGGTGCTGCGCAAGAAGCTGCGAAGAGATCAGGTCTGGCATTCTTTGGACAGCTGCCGGCCTGCGTCGTCGCGATGGAAGCCTGCGGTGGCGCCCATTTCTGGGGGCGCGAGATCGGGAAGATCGGGCATGACGTGCGGTTGGTCCCACCCGCCTACGTGAAGCCATTCGTGAAGCGCCAGAAGAATGATATGGCTGATGCCGAGGCGATCTGCGAGGCGGCGACGCGCCCGACGATGCGCTTCGTGCCGGTGAAGAGCGAGGAGACCCAAGGCGCGGCGATGGTCTTTCGCATCCGCGAGTTGCTTATCCGGCAGCGAACCCAGACCATCAATGCCCTGCGCGGGCATCTGGGCGAGTTCGGAATGATCGTTCCGCAGCGCGCGGCCAACATGTCGAAGCTGATTGCCATTGTGGAAGACCCGGAAAGCGGTCTGCCTGCCGATGCCATCCCCACGCTCAAGGTGTTGGTGGCGTCACTCGCCCATCTCGGAGCGGAAATCGGCAAGCTCGATGCCGAGATCGCCCGGTGTGCCAAGGAGAATGAGGTGGCGCGGCGCCTGATGACAGTCCCGGGGATAGGTCCTCTGATTGCCACGGCCATAGCGGTTCTGGCTCCGCCCCCCGAGACGTTCCGCAAAGCGCGCGACTTCGCGGCCTGGCTCGGGCTCACGCCCCGTCAGCATTCCACAGGAGGCAAGCAGCGTCTCGGGGCCAACACGAAGATGGGCGAACGGTCGTTGCGGCGATTGCTGATCATCGGGGCCAACAGCGTCATCATCAAGCGGCATGTTCATGCCGCTGCCCGGCCGGGCACATGGCTTGGCGAGATGCTGACGCGCAAGCCGCCGATGCTGGTGCGGGTCGCGCTGGCGAACAAAATGGCGCGGATCGTCTGGGCGCTGATGGCCCGAGGCGGCGCCTACCAGTCTCCGACCGCTGCGGCGTAAGCCGTCACTGGTCGCGAGGACGTCGGAGCGGAAGAGGGCAAGGAGACGTTTGGCGCACGGTCGAGAGACGGGATCGGGAGAACCAGAGCGCAACAGAGTGCCATCGAGCACGCGGCTTTGATCTGGACCCGACCTGCGAACACCATACGGGCCCGCGGCGTGATGATGGCCGCAACAGAGGCCGGATACATGTCAGCACCCGACACCGCGCGAAACTGATCCAGAAACCCTCTTGCGCAAGGGGCGGTTATACATGTTGCGCAAATGCTGTGAAGGTTTCACCTTGCGAATCCAGTCTGTTAGTCAGGCTGCATGAGCAGACCCATACCCCCGACCTACAAGACCAGGAACTGGCCAGCCTACAATGAAGCAGTCAAGCGCCGGGGCTCGCTGACGATCTGGTTTGACCCCGAGATGAGCTGGGATGCCGCGCCGACAGGCAGGCGTGGCCGCCAGCAGACCTACAGCGATGCCGCTATCCAGACGTGCCTCTCGATGAAAGTGCTGTTCGGCATGGCGCTCCGGCAGACGACCGGGTTCGTCGAGAGCCTGCTACGGCTGGTCGGCCTGAACTGGACGGTGCCCGACTTCAGCACGCTATCTCGCCGCCAGAAGACCTTGGCCGTGAACATCCCCTACCGCGGCTCCAAGGGGCCGTTGCACCTGCTGATCGACAGCACCGGGATCAAGGTCGAAGGTGAAGGCGAGTGGCACGCACGCAAGCATGGCGGCCCGAAACGGCGCGTTTGGCGCAAGCTCCACCTTGGGATCGATGAAGAAACGTTGGAGATCCGGGCCGTCGAAGTCACCGGGAGCCACATCGGTGATGCGCCCATCCTACCCACCTTCTCGACCAAATCCCGCAGGACCAGGAAATCGGTAGCGTTACGGCTGATGGCGCCTACGACACGCGCAAATGCCACGATGCGATTGCAGATCGCGGTGCCCATGCCGTCATCCCGCCCCGCAAGAACGCGAAGCCCTGGAAGACGATCACCGCCGGAGCCGTGGCGCGAAATGAGGCCCTGCGCGCGGCGAAATACCTGGGCCGCGCGCTCTGGCGACGATGGAGTGGATACCACCGCCGAAGCCGCGTCGAGACAAAGATGCATTGTATCAAGTTGCTGGGCCAGCGGCTCATGGCACGGGACTTCGACCGACAGGTCGCCGAACTCCAGGTCCGCATCGCCGTCCTGAACGGCTACACCGCGCTCGGAATACCCGTCACGGAAGCTGTGGGATAAGTCCGTCCGGGGAAAGGGGAACCTCGGCCTTAAGCCGATTTGTGCATCAGAGCCCTTGACACTAATAATTAGCTATCTATGTTTGTTCCCGGCGATGGTTCCCCGGAAGAGGAGCCGGATTTCATCGCTGCATCAAACTGGAGGAAATTCATGTCACGGACAGCCAATTTGGCCGGCCCGCGTTCGCGGACCGGAATGGTGGTGCTTTGCCTCGCTCTGACCGCGGGCTTCGCCCCGCTCGCGTCGGCGCAGGAGCAGCCCGCCTT is a window encoding:
- a CDS encoding TRAP transporter permease, whose product is MIGTLVSTGRRRDLAAGQQRAIVVVAAIFSAWVIYANLFTISDPLVLGILFVSGIYAIMFAAIGATPNAPDRIPFYDIALSLLSLAAGIFFFVNATAIADRISLLDPFTPAQLFFGISLLLLTLEATRRTTGMGLTIVVVAFLAYNWFGYLLPPPFGHGVDDFTYLLDILVFTTDGVFGVPIQVVASYVFLFVMFGTFLSKAGGGEFFFNLAALLTGRTRGGPAKIAVISSGLYGTMSGSPTSDVVATGSITIPVMKRLGYSARFAGAVEVAASTGGSAMPPVMGSAAFILAEYTGVDYKAVVVAAVVPALLYYLGVFSQVHLRAVREDLRPSEDEMPTVAQTFRTGWVFLLPIIGIVVALLSGYSPTFTAGIGVMGVIIASTLLKATRLSPWQVIEGLGETTLRILPVAGACAAAGLVIGGLSMTGLGMKAANLILVISNSQPILTLVIAAVVTIILGLGMPTPSAYILAAVLVGPALAQLGYPVLQSHMFLLYFAVLSALTPPIAVAALSAAAIAHEDPFKIAFTSVKLASIGFMLPFAFVWNPALMLLADPLSNTLAVVGGVIATLAVATVVEAFASKPVSPAERLLMLGSAIAAVSPFQLFAVAGIAIGAVLLARHLVAGRRASVQQNAAD
- a CDS encoding TAXI family TRAP transporter solute-binding subunit, which codes for MRFTAIAMAAGLAVSATAGHGQSLNLTLSGGNPGGLWSLLGAGIDRAAQVADTSAVVTYQATGGGFANIGLLGAGRTDLGLVHDAEAQLALGGEEPFRGPITNMRAIGYMYNWAPMHFFLDRSMAEQYGIDSLDDIAGSGAPIRIGINRSGNITSNIALMMFELVGVTDESLAEAGGQFVRAGANEQGELLQDGRLDMITNGIFINHSSFRAVDTNADVVLLSVPQEVIDATNERFGTGQMVIPAGSYSNQQADVNTVTLGALLAATDAMSDDDAYALTNALITNIDEVRAVHSAMQSLTPELLATPSVLEFHPGAARAYSEAGLSQ